The following coding sequences lie in one Carassius carassius chromosome 1, fCarCar2.1, whole genome shotgun sequence genomic window:
- the rab11fip4a gene encoding rab11 family-interacting protein 4A isoform X2 yields MDGSVFPDQEQLLGFLKKLKEVFDVCDEDADGYIRVEHFVDLGLQFGQGDEVKKFAKYLDPNAHGRINFKDFCHGVFAIKGCEEILKSALGTPNISAQPYQTDNGYYYQHGEGRLGPPIIVCTRPYPECQLYSDEEAMGRRDVQEADMDSAGDSGTGSESSEGGRHDEKGGGLGGLFLRGNNCGQMVSSAAASVISVEEQFEDYGEGEDVDFTPSSPIPDDDTRTNGFSDLGSSLPSSAGQTPQKIRHLYNSELLDVYCSQCCKKVNLLNDLEARLKNLKANSPNRKISSTAFGRQLFHHSNFSSSQGSTEDLFRDSIDSCDIDITEKVSYLEKKITELENDSLANGDLKSKLKQENTQLVHRVHELEEQIKDQETRAEQGLEEELKRHREAYSKMERDKSTEIEMLSNRVQQLEEENAEMKVNVCRLKSQTEKLDQEKQRMTDKLEDTSLRLKDEMDLYRKMMDKLWQNRHEFQKEREAMQELIEDLRRELEHLQLFKLETEKPGRGRSAAGLSEYNAKTREIELEHEVKRLKQENHKLRDQNDDLNGQILSLSLYEAKNLFACHTKAQSLAAEIDNASRDELVEALKEQEEINFRLRQYMDKIILAILDHNPSILEIKH; encoded by the exons GTGAAGAAGTTTGCCAAGTACCTGGATCCCAACGCTCATGGCAGAATTAACTTCAAAGATTTCTGTCATGGAGTGTTTGCAATCAAAG GCTGTGAGGAGATCCTGAAATCAGCACTTGGGACCCCCAACATCAGTGCACAACCATACCAGACGGACAATGGCTACTACTATCAG CATGGGGAGGGGCGTCTGGGACCCCCGATCATTGTGTGCACGCGGCCGTATCCAGAGTGCCAGCTGTATTCTGATGAGGAAGCAATGGGCAGACGGGACGTGCAGGAGGCAGACATGGACAGTGCAGGAGACAGCGGGACAGGGTCCGAATCTTCTGAAGGAGGACGTCATGATGAGAAAGGAGGAGGACTGGGAGGACTCTTTCTGCGTGGAAACAA CTGTGGTCAGATGGTGTCGTCAGCAGCCGCTTCAGTGATCTCAGTGGAGGAGCAGTTTGAGGACTATGGAGAGGGAGAAGATGTGGACTTCACTCCCAGCAGCCCCATCCCTGATGATGACACGCGCACCAATGGTTTCTCTGACTTGGGCTCCTCTCTGCCCTCCAG TGCGGGTCAGACCCCTCAGAAGATCAGGCACCTGTACAACAGCGAGCTTCTGGATGTTTACTGCTCTCAGTGCTGCAAGAAAGTCAACCTGCTCAATGACTTAGAGGCCAGACTCAAGAACCTCAAAGCTAACAG CCCAAACAGGAAAATTTCCAGTACAGCATTTGGTCG ACAGCTCTTCCACCACAGTAACTTCAGCAGCAGTCAGGGCAGCACAGAGGACCTTTTCAGAGACAGCATCGACTCCTGTGACATTGACATCACCGAGAAG GTGAGTTATTTGGAAAAGAAGATAACAGAGCTTGAGAACGACAGTCTGGCTAATGGAGATTTGAAGTCCAAACTTAAACAGGAAAACACACAACTAGTTCACAG GGTACATGAGCTGGAGGAGCAGATCAAAGATCAGGAGACGCGTGCGGAGCAAGGTTTAGAGGAGGAGCTGAAGAGACACAGAGAGGCCTACAGTAAGATGGAGAGAGACAAGAGTACTGAGATTGAAATGCTTAGCAACAG GGTCCAGCAGCTAGAAGAGGAGAATGCAGAGATGAAAGTGAATGTGTGCAGACTCAAGTCTCAAACTGAGAAACTGGACCAG GAGAAGCAGCGTATGACAGATAAACTGGAAGACACAAGCCTGCGTTTGAAGGATGAGATGGATCTGTACAGGAAAATGATGGATAAACTTTGGCAGAACAGACATGAGTTTCAGAAGGAGCGAGAGGCCATGCAGGAG CTGATCGAGGACCTGCGGCGTGAACTGGAGCACCTGCAGCTCTTCAAACTGGAGACTGAGAAGCCCGGCCGTGGACGCAGCGCCGCAGGACTGTCCGAGTACAACGCCAAGACTCGAGAGATCGAACTGGAGCATGAAGTAAAACGGCTTAAGCAG GAAAACCATAAACTCAGAGACCAGAACGATGATCTGAACGGACAGATTCTCAGCCTCAGCCTTTACGAGGCCAAAAACCTGTTCGCATGTCACACCAAGGCCCAGTCACTGGCAGCAGAGATAGACAATGCCTCCAGAGATGAG CTGGTAGAAGCTTTGAAAGAACAAGAGGAGATCAACTTCCGTTTAAGGCAGTACATGGACAAGATCATCCTGGCTATCCTCGACCACAACCCCTCCATTTTAGAGATCAAGCATTAG
- the rab11fip4a gene encoding rab11 family-interacting protein 4A isoform X1: MDGSVFPDQEQLLGFLKKLKEVFDVCDEDADGYIRVEHFVDLGLQFGQGDEVKKFAKYLDPNAHGRINFKDFCHGVFAIKGCEEILKSALGTPNISAQPYQTDNGYYYQHGEGRLGPPIIVCTRPYPECQLYSDEEAMGRRDVQEADMDSAGDSGTGSESSEGGRHDEKGGGLGGLFLRGNKSASLMISCGQMVSSAAASVISVEEQFEDYGEGEDVDFTPSSPIPDDDTRTNGFSDLGSSLPSSAGQTPQKIRHLYNSELLDVYCSQCCKKVNLLNDLEARLKNLKANSPNRKISSTAFGRQLFHHSNFSSSQGSTEDLFRDSIDSCDIDITEKVSYLEKKITELENDSLANGDLKSKLKQENTQLVHRVHELEEQIKDQETRAEQGLEEELKRHREAYSKMERDKSTEIEMLSNRVQQLEEENAEMKVNVCRLKSQTEKLDQEKQRMTDKLEDTSLRLKDEMDLYRKMMDKLWQNRHEFQKEREAMQELIEDLRRELEHLQLFKLETEKPGRGRSAAGLSEYNAKTREIELEHEVKRLKQENHKLRDQNDDLNGQILSLSLYEAKNLFACHTKAQSLAAEIDNASRDELVEALKEQEEINFRLRQYMDKIILAILDHNPSILEIKH; the protein is encoded by the exons GTGAAGAAGTTTGCCAAGTACCTGGATCCCAACGCTCATGGCAGAATTAACTTCAAAGATTTCTGTCATGGAGTGTTTGCAATCAAAG GCTGTGAGGAGATCCTGAAATCAGCACTTGGGACCCCCAACATCAGTGCACAACCATACCAGACGGACAATGGCTACTACTATCAG CATGGGGAGGGGCGTCTGGGACCCCCGATCATTGTGTGCACGCGGCCGTATCCAGAGTGCCAGCTGTATTCTGATGAGGAAGCAATGGGCAGACGGGACGTGCAGGAGGCAGACATGGACAGTGCAGGAGACAGCGGGACAGGGTCCGAATCTTCTGAAGGAGGACGTCATGATGAGAAAGGAGGAGGACTGGGAGGACTCTTTCTGCGTGGAAACAAGTCAGCATCATTAATGATTAG CTGTGGTCAGATGGTGTCGTCAGCAGCCGCTTCAGTGATCTCAGTGGAGGAGCAGTTTGAGGACTATGGAGAGGGAGAAGATGTGGACTTCACTCCCAGCAGCCCCATCCCTGATGATGACACGCGCACCAATGGTTTCTCTGACTTGGGCTCCTCTCTGCCCTCCAG TGCGGGTCAGACCCCTCAGAAGATCAGGCACCTGTACAACAGCGAGCTTCTGGATGTTTACTGCTCTCAGTGCTGCAAGAAAGTCAACCTGCTCAATGACTTAGAGGCCAGACTCAAGAACCTCAAAGCTAACAG CCCAAACAGGAAAATTTCCAGTACAGCATTTGGTCG ACAGCTCTTCCACCACAGTAACTTCAGCAGCAGTCAGGGCAGCACAGAGGACCTTTTCAGAGACAGCATCGACTCCTGTGACATTGACATCACCGAGAAG GTGAGTTATTTGGAAAAGAAGATAACAGAGCTTGAGAACGACAGTCTGGCTAATGGAGATTTGAAGTCCAAACTTAAACAGGAAAACACACAACTAGTTCACAG GGTACATGAGCTGGAGGAGCAGATCAAAGATCAGGAGACGCGTGCGGAGCAAGGTTTAGAGGAGGAGCTGAAGAGACACAGAGAGGCCTACAGTAAGATGGAGAGAGACAAGAGTACTGAGATTGAAATGCTTAGCAACAG GGTCCAGCAGCTAGAAGAGGAGAATGCAGAGATGAAAGTGAATGTGTGCAGACTCAAGTCTCAAACTGAGAAACTGGACCAG GAGAAGCAGCGTATGACAGATAAACTGGAAGACACAAGCCTGCGTTTGAAGGATGAGATGGATCTGTACAGGAAAATGATGGATAAACTTTGGCAGAACAGACATGAGTTTCAGAAGGAGCGAGAGGCCATGCAGGAG CTGATCGAGGACCTGCGGCGTGAACTGGAGCACCTGCAGCTCTTCAAACTGGAGACTGAGAAGCCCGGCCGTGGACGCAGCGCCGCAGGACTGTCCGAGTACAACGCCAAGACTCGAGAGATCGAACTGGAGCATGAAGTAAAACGGCTTAAGCAG GAAAACCATAAACTCAGAGACCAGAACGATGATCTGAACGGACAGATTCTCAGCCTCAGCCTTTACGAGGCCAAAAACCTGTTCGCATGTCACACCAAGGCCCAGTCACTGGCAGCAGAGATAGACAATGCCTCCAGAGATGAG CTGGTAGAAGCTTTGAAAGAACAAGAGGAGATCAACTTCCGTTTAAGGCAGTACATGGACAAGATCATCCTGGCTATCCTCGACCACAACCCCTCCATTTTAGAGATCAAGCATTAG
- the rab11fip4a gene encoding rab11 family-interacting protein 4A isoform X3 has translation MGRRDVQEADMDSAGDSGTGSESSEGGRHDEKGGGLGGLFLRGNKSASLMISCGQMVSSAAASVISVEEQFEDYGEGEDVDFTPSSPIPDDDTRTNGFSDLGSSLPSSAGQTPQKIRHLYNSELLDVYCSQCCKKVNLLNDLEARLKNLKANSPNRKISSTAFGRQLFHHSNFSSSQGSTEDLFRDSIDSCDIDITEKVSYLEKKITELENDSLANGDLKSKLKQENTQLVHRVHELEEQIKDQETRAEQGLEEELKRHREAYSKMERDKSTEIEMLSNRVQQLEEENAEMKVNVCRLKSQTEKLDQEKQRMTDKLEDTSLRLKDEMDLYRKMMDKLWQNRHEFQKEREAMQELIEDLRRELEHLQLFKLETEKPGRGRSAAGLSEYNAKTREIELEHEVKRLKQENHKLRDQNDDLNGQILSLSLYEAKNLFACHTKAQSLAAEIDNASRDELVEALKEQEEINFRLRQYMDKIILAILDHNPSILEIKH, from the exons ATGGGCAGACGGGACGTGCAGGAGGCAGACATGGACAGTGCAGGAGACAGCGGGACAGGGTCCGAATCTTCTGAAGGAGGACGTCATGATGAGAAAGGAGGAGGACTGGGAGGACTCTTTCTGCGTGGAAACAAGTCAGCATCATTAATGATTAG CTGTGGTCAGATGGTGTCGTCAGCAGCCGCTTCAGTGATCTCAGTGGAGGAGCAGTTTGAGGACTATGGAGAGGGAGAAGATGTGGACTTCACTCCCAGCAGCCCCATCCCTGATGATGACACGCGCACCAATGGTTTCTCTGACTTGGGCTCCTCTCTGCCCTCCAG TGCGGGTCAGACCCCTCAGAAGATCAGGCACCTGTACAACAGCGAGCTTCTGGATGTTTACTGCTCTCAGTGCTGCAAGAAAGTCAACCTGCTCAATGACTTAGAGGCCAGACTCAAGAACCTCAAAGCTAACAG CCCAAACAGGAAAATTTCCAGTACAGCATTTGGTCG ACAGCTCTTCCACCACAGTAACTTCAGCAGCAGTCAGGGCAGCACAGAGGACCTTTTCAGAGACAGCATCGACTCCTGTGACATTGACATCACCGAGAAG GTGAGTTATTTGGAAAAGAAGATAACAGAGCTTGAGAACGACAGTCTGGCTAATGGAGATTTGAAGTCCAAACTTAAACAGGAAAACACACAACTAGTTCACAG GGTACATGAGCTGGAGGAGCAGATCAAAGATCAGGAGACGCGTGCGGAGCAAGGTTTAGAGGAGGAGCTGAAGAGACACAGAGAGGCCTACAGTAAGATGGAGAGAGACAAGAGTACTGAGATTGAAATGCTTAGCAACAG GGTCCAGCAGCTAGAAGAGGAGAATGCAGAGATGAAAGTGAATGTGTGCAGACTCAAGTCTCAAACTGAGAAACTGGACCAG GAGAAGCAGCGTATGACAGATAAACTGGAAGACACAAGCCTGCGTTTGAAGGATGAGATGGATCTGTACAGGAAAATGATGGATAAACTTTGGCAGAACAGACATGAGTTTCAGAAGGAGCGAGAGGCCATGCAGGAG CTGATCGAGGACCTGCGGCGTGAACTGGAGCACCTGCAGCTCTTCAAACTGGAGACTGAGAAGCCCGGCCGTGGACGCAGCGCCGCAGGACTGTCCGAGTACAACGCCAAGACTCGAGAGATCGAACTGGAGCATGAAGTAAAACGGCTTAAGCAG GAAAACCATAAACTCAGAGACCAGAACGATGATCTGAACGGACAGATTCTCAGCCTCAGCCTTTACGAGGCCAAAAACCTGTTCGCATGTCACACCAAGGCCCAGTCACTGGCAGCAGAGATAGACAATGCCTCCAGAGATGAG CTGGTAGAAGCTTTGAAAGAACAAGAGGAGATCAACTTCCGTTTAAGGCAGTACATGGACAAGATCATCCTGGCTATCCTCGACCACAACCCCTCCATTTTAGAGATCAAGCATTAG